CTATCCACGCTTCCTGACTCCGCAATCGCTCCACTAGTATATAGTAAGCTTTCTGTCAAAGTAGTTTTTCCTGCGTCAACATGAGCTAAAACACCTATATTAATAATTTTCATGTGATTTTCCTCCATTCAAAAGCCAAAAAGGCATAAAAAATCCCAGTGACAGATACTCTTATCACTGGGAAATAAATGCACAATCATAAGCATACAGATATTTTCTGTATACTTCATAATCACATGATAAAAGTATTCTTAAACTGGGCACAAAAAACTAACCCCTCCTAAAAAGGGACATCTAATTATTTGTTCCCACTATCAAATTGACAGTTTATTTAAGAATACCTTGCCGCATATTTATTAACTCCTTTTATATACTTACATTAACATTAGCACATAAGAGTACATTTGTAAAGATATATCCGATTTTTTGTCAAAGGAGAACGTGGTTACAAAATAGCAGTTACAAATAGCTATAACCATGTACTAAAAGTTATTTTATAATCTTCCAGTTATTTCCTACCTTTTCTAGCACCAAATCAAATTGAGATACTTGCGTTGCTTTGGTCTGCTGGTCGAGATACTTTACTGCCAGTGATACCGTGACTTGATTATCCTTGCGATTATAAATAGGATTTACCAATTCTTGAAAGACATAATCTTTTCTGATCGGCTTCAAAATCCCATCATTCACGTAGTAAGAAAGTTCTTTTACGGTTGCGGTCGGGTAGAATTTAAAGAACGTTGTTAGAAACTCATTGATTTCATTGGTTGTGGTGGAATCAACCATGCCATCACTTTCTTTTATCTTTGGTGTATAATCTGATTTTTCTGGAACGCTGGTAATCGTCGGATTTTTAATAAGAACCATATTTCCATCACTGTCAACATAGACTGTCAATTCATAAGCAGAATGGACGGTCTTTATATTTTCCCCCTCTGTAATCAACTGGTCTACACTATAAGTCACATCAAACTGGTTTTCGCCATCCGCTTTTACCGTCCATATCTGAACCCCTCTTACAGAAGACGATACAGGAATATCTTTACGAACCGTATCGATATTGAGAGCTTGAAGTTCCTCTGTCAGATAGGCTTTGAGGTTTTCCATTCGATTATCAATAGATTTGTCGTTTAATTCCCATGAGTAGTAAACTTTCGCAAAGTTCTCTACAAAATTTTCTACATGATGAGTATCAACGTATTCCTTTTCTATGATAGTTGTTTCGTGAACGGTATGGGTATCAATAGCTGTAAAGTGCTTAAATATCGCAAAGCTAAAACTAAGCCCTAAAAGCACCCATAAGGCAATTACAACCTTTTTACGAGGATTGACTTTGTAGATACGAGGTTTCTTTTCCTTTGGTATCTGTTTTTCTTTATTCTGATTTTTTCTGAATTTCATCATTGAATCTTCCTTTCTCATTGTTTGATTCGTCCTGCTCTTACTAAATGCTGTTGCCAGTAGGAGCTTGTTAAGTAGGCATAGCCGATAGGGTCTCCTGCGTGAAACATTCGATTATCGCCAAGGTATATGCCAACATGAGTAATATAAGAACCAGCGTTATAGGTAGAATGAAAGAAAACTAAATCGCCGGCTTTTGCTTCGGATAGTGGGATATGTTGGGTCACATCATATTGTTGTTGTGCGGTTCGTGGTAATTTAATCCCAGCTTTGCCATACGTCCATTGTGTCAGTCCGCTACAATCAAATGAAGTAGTCGGGGAAGCTCCGCCATAGACATACTTCCAACCCTCATATTTCAGTGCTTCGTTCATGATGGCTTGTACCGTATTATCATTAAATTGAGTTGTGACAAGATACTGCGTAACAAGCTGAACATAAAACATATTGCCATAGTTATATCGCCAGCCCCCATTGATGGGTATGGCTATTGGATTGGGATAGGACACTTTTTCGCCATCTGAATATTCCTTAGAGAAACTTTGAGCCAGTTCAAAGGTATATTTGTTTCCACGATTAGCCACATACCCTAAGAAGCCACCGCCATAATTGTAGGACTGGATAACCGATTCCAAATCCACACCGAGCCTATCTCTACTGGCTAATAATTCACTGAAATACTTCACACCTTGCTTGATGGATTCTTCTGTACTCAATGAATTGGGTGGTAGACCAAGGGATTCCGAGGACTGCATAACATCTTCGGCAGTACCGCCCGATTCCACCTGTATAATAGCAAGCAGTACATTGACGTATTCTTCAATGCCATATTCTCTAGCGTATTTTTCTACCATAGGCTTATGAGCCAGCACTTCTGCGGAAACATTCACACCGCCATAGTGAATGTTTGAAAAACCGCCATCTTGTTCATCTGAAAATAAAATGGCAACAAACAGAAGTAGTGAGAAGACCATCAAGAATAGCCCAGAACCACCAATCACTAAAGCTTTCAGTTTCATGGT
The DNA window shown above is from Megasphaera vaginalis (ex Bordigoni et al. 2020) and carries:
- a CDS encoding conjugal transfer protein, which gives rise to MRKEDSMMKFRKNQNKEKQIPKEKKPRIYKVNPRKKVVIALWVLLGLSFSFAIFKHFTAIDTHTVHETTIIEKEYVDTHHVENFVENFAKVYYSWELNDKSIDNRMENLKAYLTEELQALNIDTVRKDIPVSSSVRGVQIWTVKADGENQFDVTYSVDQLITEGENIKTVHSAYELTVYVDSDGNMVLIKNPTITSVPEKSDYTPKIKESDGMVDSTTTNEINEFLTTFFKFYPTATVKELSYYVNDGILKPIRKDYVFQELVNPIYNRKDNQVTVSLAVKYLDQQTKATQVSQFDLVLEKVGNNWKIIK
- a CDS encoding tetracycline resistance determinant leader peptide (regulates the transcription of tet(M) by attenuation) yields the protein MKYTENICMLMIVHLFPSDKSICHWDFLCLFGF
- a CDS encoding lysozyme family protein; amino-acid sequence: MKLKALVIGGSGLFLMVFSLLLFVAILFSDEQDGGFSNIHYGGVNVSAEVLAHKPMVEKYAREYGIEEYVNVLLAIIQVESGGTAEDVMQSSESLGLPPNSLSTEESIKQGVKYFSELLASRDRLGVDLESVIQSYNYGGGFLGYVANRGNKYTFELAQSFSKEYSDGEKVSYPNPIAIPINGGWRYNYGNMFYVQLVTQYLVTTQFNDNTVQAIMNEALKYEGWKYVYGGASPTTSFDCSGLTQWTYGKAGIKLPRTAQQQYDVTQHIPLSEAKAGDLVFFHSTYNAGSYITHVGIYLGDNRMFHAGDPIGYAYLTSSYWQQHLVRAGRIKQ